A region from the Plasmodium berghei ANKA genome assembly, chromosome: 9 genome encodes:
- a CDS encoding protein farnesyltransferase subunit beta, putative, whose translation MDNQNDTYCLRYNKKIYLIKLLYELIICEKNKDNYFPNFEDDKFYNYIDHILKLLFNYIFDINNDYYAHDVDNNIDINISSSSSETSTDVFLYSEEKEKELSDFFNFKTSNTNQKEGYHNENDVKHELNNFEGAKNHINIINKENAIDDNIYTGIKWNPNLIINETCNLKDYNGKNVAKENEQNQHIKSFLSESNDHDNTNNDDLSDVLFNYHLNCDRNTKSIKDNKKTQKEILSIYYKSFSTTVIDMILNNNEIEISDIIVFFIFDHVKNIEDISSFFSKGYYTFDKIYSYIQHCKCGNNVHLKKDESKFPSIDNYLKFNNFNEKKDSDISPQNSDIYNAQTIKMGETFMQIENSHIIESRLQKKSLFHTKNLEEKSIGITNEINNHKLPITTNHIKNLYDKKFLNCIPFLICENEKKNTEALINDILKKSEMNIDVKNCDILKLKNIKINETSFTIENYEFQLNKSSILLNKFIFILNIQLEKERHFKICTDIYFLKNLSLSFLEASKPWIFYWCIHTIYVLYNDFEIEQKLCKETFSNIKKNVFYYLNKIKNKNDGFGGGLNQYTHITTTYAAICVFIYLNDDENNFLGFIDKKKLHSYILQLKCKDGSFRLHKDGEIDMRGTYCAISVCSMCHILTKNIKKNVAKYILSCQNYEGGFTSEKFQESHGGYTYCALSTLCILGKIKNVNLNKLMLWLINKQGNLEGAFTGRTNKLVDACYSFWIGSIFFIINEIYILKKLFKQSESKQKPINKNIKTIDNASYSKSDEFKVFENDHLKDNSKNFEGNQKLNICANSPKSGKIPIVSSRNITFTTISSHTNNNNNENNHNNNNENNHNNNDTENNIPPLGTKEKNAHIIHDKLNMGVKGLYNTSTEYKEDLFFKKCQNKFSGNTNILFNMNYMRLYLLLCSQSNKGGMKDKPKEKTDYYHTCYALSGLALVENYLLTHRKYLEGTYNVENINKLNRIHILYNITVQKVYKSYNYFSPDFPLNENKINHKVGKGAYFYLKNLLY comes from the coding sequence CAAGCTCTTCCGAAACATCAACTGacgtttttttatattctgaAGAGAAAGAAAAAGAGCTATCAGACTTTTTTAACTTTAAAACAAGCAATACAAATCAAAAAGAAGGTTATCacaatgaaaatgatgTGAAGCATGAACTCAATAACTTTGAAGGAGCaaaaaatcatataaatataattaataaagaaaatgcGATTGAtgacaatatatatactggCATAAAATGGAATCCAAATTTAATCATAAATGAAACATGTAATCTTAAAGATTATAATGGGAAAAATGTTGctaaagaaaatgaacaaaatcaacatattaaatcatttttatcagaAAGCAATGATCATGATAACACCAATAATGATGATCTATCTGATGTACTTTTCAATTATCACTTAAATTGTGATAGAAACACTAAATCTATAAaggataataaaaaaactcAAAAAGAAATTCTGAGTATATATTACAAGTCCTTTTCTACAACTGTTATCGATATGATTTTAAACAATAATGAAATTGAGATATCAGACATAATAgtattctttatttttgatcatgttaaaaatattgaagaTATAagctcttttttttcaaaggGTTATTACACCTTTGATAAGATATACTCCTACATCCAACATTGCAAATGTGGGAATAATgtacatttaaaaaaggaTGAAAGCAAATTTCCCTCCATcgataattatttaaagtTTAATAATTTCAATGAAAAGAAAGATAGTGATATAAGTCCTCAAAATTCTGATATTTATAATGCacaaacaataaaaatgggCGAAACATTTATGCAGATCGAAAATTCGCATATTATTGAGAGTCGGCTTCAAAAGAAATCATTATTTCATACTAAAAACCTAGAAGAGAAATCAATAGGCATAAccaatgaaataaataatcacAAACTCCCTATCACTACCAAccatataaaaaacttatatgataaaaaatttctCAATTGTATACCCTTTCTAATAtgtgaaaatgaaaaaaaaaacacagaAGCATTGATAAATGATATTCTAAAAAAGTCTGAAATGAATATAGATGTTAAAAATTGTgacattttaaaattaaaaaacattaaGATAAATGAAACTTCATTCACGattgaaaattatgaatttcaattaaataaatctTCTATTTTGCtcaataaatttatttttatattaaatatacaattagaaaaagaacgacatttcaaaatttgcactgatatatattttttaaaaaacttAAGCTTAAGTTTTTTAGAAGCATCTAAACCGTGGATTTTTTATTGGTGCATACATActatttatgttttatataacgATTTTGAAATCGAACAAAAGTTATGTAAAGAGACATTTAgtaacataaaaaaaaatgttttttattatttaaataaaattaaaaataaaaatgatggaTTTGGTGGGGGATTAAATCAGTATACACATATAACAACTACTTATGCTGCAATCTGtgtgtttatatatttgaatgatgatgaaaacaattttttaggttttattgataaaaaaaaattgcatTCTTATATTCTTCAGCTGAAATGCAAAGATGGATCTTTCAGGTTACACAAAGACGGAGAGATAGATATGAGGGGAACATACTGTGCTATATCAGTATGCTCTATGTGTCATATATtaactaaaaatattaaaaaaaatgttgcaaaatatattttatcatgCCAAAACTATGAAGGAGGATTTACAAGTGAAAAGTTTCAAGAAAGTCATGGTGGATATACATATTGTGCTTTATCTACTTTATGCATATTaggaaaaattaaaaatgtaaatttaaataaattaatgttatggttaattaataaacaaGGGAATTTAGAAGGCGCATTTACAGGAAGAACAAATAAGCTAGTTGACGCATGTTATTCATTTTGGATAGGATCTATCttctttataataaatgagatttatatactaaaaaaattattcaagCAAAGTGAAAGCAAACAAAAAcctattaataaaaatatcaagACTATTGATAATGCTAGTTATTCCAAATCGGATGAATTTAAAGTTTTTGAGAATGATCATTTGAAGGATAActcaaaaaattttgaaggAAATCAAAAATTGAATATATGCGCAAATTCCCCTAAATCAGGTAAAATTCCTATTGTTTCAAGTAGAAATATCACTTTTACTACGATTTCTTCTCAtactaataataacaataatgaaaataatcataataacaataatgaaaataatcataataACAATGACACCGAAAATAACATACCACCTCTTGGCactaaagaaaaaaacgCACATATAATACATGATAAATTAAACATGGGCGTAAAGGGCCTATATAATACATCAACGGAATATAAAGaggatttattttttaaaaaatgtcaaaacaaattttctggaaacacaaatatattattcaatatgaattatatgAGGCTATATCTCCTTCTATGTTCTCAAAGTAATAAGGGAGGAATGAAAGATAAACCAAAGGAAAAAACTGATTATTATCACACATGCTATGCTTTAAGTGGGTTAGCGTTAgtagaaaattatttattaacacATAGAAAATATCTTGAAGGCACATACAACGtcgaaaatataaataagttAAACAGAATACACATTTTATACAATATAACCGTTCAAAAGGTTTATAAAAGTTATAACTACTTTTCCCCTGATTTTCCactaaatgaaaataagaTTAATCATAAAGTTGGGAAAGGAGCATATTtctatttaaaaaatcttctttattaa